The DNA sequence AAAGCGCAACACCTGTGAAATGTGGAGGCTGCCCCAAATTTGGGGTGGCCTTGTTTTTTGGGAAGAGATTAGTTTCCCTTGAATCAGGCGCACATGAGAGGATTTCTCTGTTATTATCATCTGGAGATAGAAGATGATGGGGATTTGGGCGTGCCCCCGCGATCAGGGAATCTTGGATGGCGCTCGGCAAAATAGGCGCGGGGTCGTGTGCTGCATGGGTCCGCTTCGCTTCCGTCCTCGGACATAAGATAGCACGTGAATCGAGGATTCCACCTGGCCTGAACGGGGATGGGAAATGGAGGCAGTTTTCCTCGGACCGCACCTAGGGGTGCGCCATTACGCCCACTCACGCCACACCAGCCAGCCGCACCTAAAAAGAAATATGCCCGGACAACCACTGGGTTGCCGGGCACTGGGCGAAGGTTTGTAACATCAACCTGAACACATCGACCAAAGCCGACATGACTCTTTACCAATCCAACAGTTCTGTCAACTTGGCTTGTACTTTATCTGCATTTGGAAGCATGGTCGCCTCCAACAATGAATTCAATGGAATGGCAGGCATACTTTCAGCCCCCATGATCTGTACAGGTGCATCCAGCTGAGTGAAGCACTGAGAGGAGATCCGTCCTGCAAGCGATTCCACGAAGGAGTTCTGCTCACATTCCTCGGTCAGTACCAATACTTTGTTATGCTTTTCAACGCCTGCTACGATAGCATCCCAATCCAGCGGCTCAAGTGTCCGGAGGTCCAAGACTTCCACACGGCCACCAAGTGATTTACTGGCATTCGTAGCCCAATGCACGCCCATGCCATACGTGATCACGAGGCAGGATTCGCCATTTTCAACCGCTTCCTGACTGGCATGTTGGTGGATTCGCGCCTTACCGAGTGGGATCACATAGTCATCGCTAGGTTCAAGGCTACGTGCTCCTTTGGAACCGGGGACCTTGCTCCAGTACAGGCCTTTGTGCTCGAACATCACCACGGGGTTCGGATCGAGAAAAGCTGCACGCATCAAGCCTTTCATATCCGCCGCGTTGGATGGGTACACGACTTTGACGCCTCGGATGGTCAAGATGGCCGATTCCACACTGGAAGAGTGGAAAGGACCGCCACTGCCATACGCACCGATCGGAACTCTGATCAGGGATTGGACAGGCCATTTGCCATTGGAGAGATAGTAGGAGCGGGAAACCTCGGCGTACAATTGATTGACGCCCGGCCAGATGTAGTCCGCAAACTGAATCTCCACGATGGGTTTGCATCCTACCGCAGACATTCCGACCGTAGATCCGATGATGTAGCCTTCCTGAATTGGGGTGTTGAATACACGCTGATCCCCATATTTTTTTGCCAACAAAGCTGCTTCACGGAATACACCGCCCAACTCTCCGCCAACATCTTGTCCATAGAGGAGTGCTTCGGGATATTCTTTCAGGATGGTATCCACCGCATGGAGCGCAGCATCCACCATGACGACTTCTTGAGCGCCTTCGGGGGTACGTTCTCCGGCTTCCTCCTCAACTGGAGTCGGCGCAAACATATAGGTGTAAAGATCTTCGGGGCGAGGATCTTCTGCTTCGAATGCACGCTGGAGATCGGCTTCCACTTCTTCTCTGGCATGATCCGCGATGGTCTTGAGTTCATCTTCCTTGAATCCCTTGGCCAGCATCAGAGCGTGCATTCGCACAAAAGGGTCTTGAGTCTGATGGGCTTCCAAGTCATGGCGATACCACTCCTTGCGGACGCCAGAAGTATGGTGATTCAACAAAGGGACTTTCGCATGGATCAGGAACGGACGACGCTCCTTCCGCATGAGGTCCAGTACCTCCTTGACCGTTTGGTAGCACTGCACGAAATCCGTCCCATCGATGGTGCGGGTTTCGATACCTTTGAATCCTTGGGCGAATTCTGCGGCATTTTGTGCATACATTTCCTTGCCTTCCGCGGAGATACCCCAGCCATTGTCCTGCACAAACATCAGGAGCGGGAATTGGTGGAGGGCTGCCATCTGGAGGGCTTCCGATACTTCCCCTTCGGTCATTGCGCCGTCACCGATGGAGCAGACGGAAATCGGAGGAAGATACTCGGCATTGAAGGAATCCAATCCCTGCTTCTCCCGATACTGCATCCCTTGGGCAACGCCCGTAGCTGGGATGGCCTGCATACCGGTAGAAGAGGATTGGTGGGGGATTTTGGGCATATCATCCCGGCGTAGGCTGGGATGACTGTAATAGGTGCGTCCGCCAGAAAAGGGATCATCCCGCTTGGCGAAGACCTGTAGCATCAGTTCATAAGGTTCCATGCCGATGCCCAACAACAATGAATCATCCCGGTAATAGGGAGAAACAAAATCTTGTGGGAGCAATTGCAGGCCAAGGGCCAACTGAATGGCCTCATGACCACGGGAGGTGGCATGGACATATTTGGCAGTGATCTCCTTCCGTTCTTCGAACAGGCGGGCCATCTCGCCAGCTGTACACATCAACCGATAGGCTTTGCGCAACACCTCGGCACTCACCTGGGTGTCCGCATGTTGTGAATCCTGTATGGTCGTTTGCATAGGTTATTCTCTTGGGGGCTCAACCCGAAAGTTAGGAAGAATTCAGTAGACTAACTAATGAATGTTAGCCTCTTTGTTTTCGCCTACTTTCTGGAGTGATAGTTTACCAGTAAACTCTGGATCTTCTAGTGGGTTTTGGTGCCAGAATCGGTCATGGAGATTGGAATGCGATGATTTAAACCACTCATTGGAAATTTTAATTCGAAAAATGCTAGCACCCTTTCGTTGAATATCAAACTTTTGTGTACTTTCGTTTTGGAAGTAATGCCAAATGGAATGGAAAACTCACCTTCTCTCATACAGGTAAAGTCCCAAATCATCACATCTGCAGGCGCGATTTGGGGAGATGTCAGTCGGTTTATCGAATCTGTACCGGATGGCCCATTCGTCGCATCATGGGATGGGACCTGGTCGATCGGCCAAGAATTGGAGCACCTGAATCTCTCTTCACGGCCTGTATCGAGCGCATTGCGCATTCCTTCCATGACCAAAGCTTCGCTCAAGGTATTCGGAAGCCCAAGTCATCCCTCCCGAAGCTATGACCAAGTTGTCGCACGCTATCAGGAAAAACTCAATTCCGGCGGCAAGGCGACAGGTCCCTACGTTCCCAAAGTGATAGATGCCTCAGATCGCACCAAACTCCTCGACACCTGGAAGACTATCGGCCGCAAATTTGTGGCCCGCGTCGACAAATGGTCCGAAGAGGATCTCGATGGATATCTGATCCCCCACCCACTCCTCGGCAAGATCACCCTCCGTGAGATGTTGTTTTTCACCATTTACCACGCCGAGCACCACCTCAATTCCATGCAGCAGAAGTTGGAAGCTGCGTCTAAATAGCCGATTTTTTCTCATCCACCGCCATCATGTCATCCTGAACGTCCATCGCCGAGGCCCATTGCGATGGTAGGCGATTCAGGATCTCTTGGGGCGCTGGGCATTCATCCCTCCCAAGATTCTGAATAAATCACTGGCACACAGGTCTGCGCTTCAGATTTTCCAGAATGACACAAGAGCTTCGTTTAGCATCTGTTTAATTCCCCCATCCCGTCATTCCAGCCTGCCATCAGCCATGGCCTGCACGGCGGCGGCAGAGGTGGAATCTGCTGAGCCGTATTTCGGCAATTGCACCGGCCCGTGGGTAATCCGGCTCCTGCTCGCAGGGCATCCAAGGAAAATCGCCAAGTGGACCTGTGGGGTGGGCTTCTTTTTCAGTAAAGGAGCCCGCAAGAAGCTCCTATACTGAAAAAGGCATTCATGCTTGTGCTTGGCAAAAGACTAGCCTTGGCATGCACGTAGCGTGAGATCCCGCATAAATTTCCCGGCCCACAGGTGCCATCGCATCGAAATTTTGCGGGATGAGGGAGATTTTTGGGAGTGGTTTTGGCATAGCACTTTCTGTCATCAATCTTCTACCTCATCCCTGAAAATCCCGTGGTGGCCAGTGTGCGAGGCGGGATTTATCAGGGATCTCGCGTCCCTGCAACGGGAGCCGCAGGTTGGGCGCCCGTAGGGGGGGATTCCGTAATTATCCACCTGGCAAAATATCAGATTTATCAGACACCCATTACCCGACCGATATAAAGTTGGGGAATTTTCTTCCATACGAAAATCTTGACTATGTGGGATTGGGAGCAGGGGTCATCGTAGGCTGTGGTCCAGCTGGAGGTAAAACTTGGTCAGCGGGATATCTGAAGGGGATGGGATACACAGTTTCTTCCTCAACTGAAATAGGAGCAGCTATAGGGGCAGGAGGTTCAATTGAACTGGCGATGCTTGTATTCTATGGAAATACTGTAGCGACCGTTGAAAATTTTGAAGGAGAGGGGTTTATTGCGGGCGCAAGCTGGAAATATATTACCGCAAGCTACTTCAGAAGTGCAGATAATAGATGGAGAGGGTTCTCTGGGGGAATTGGTGTCGATGTTGCTGATATAGTAACTCCATTTGATTTATTGAGGGTGACCCCTCACCTGCTCTATACAAGATCTAAAGCTACCTTCCCCGAACGCATAAATCTCCAATATCAATTGCGGGAAAAGGACTGGAATACAAACTTGATAAAAAAACCAACTACCTTCAAAAAGTTTCGACTCTACCATCGACACTAGTTAAAAAATGACTTATGATTCCCTTTGAATTTTTCCACTACCGACTCCCTAACCCTCTGGTCCTTATTGTGTTGTTTATTTTTCAGTTCCCGCTTATATCGTTCGGGCAGGAGGATAGGAAAAATCCTGAGATTATGGTTAGCCCAGAACCTCTTTTTGATACCACCTGGGCAAATGGGCGGATAATTGCAATTACAGCACTCAAGAAAATTGAAAAAACTGCACCGTACTGGGGTAACGGAGAGGACGATTTTCTCTATTTTGTTGGAAGCAACCTTGCCTATCCGGAAGATGCCAAGCTCAACGGGATTGAAGGTGGCGTTACCGTAGTCCTGACGGTTCATGAGGATGGGAGCACATCAATATTTGATGTCTTTGATATAGGATTTGGAACCAAAGAGGAAGCAATACGACTTATTGAATTGTCAGGCTGTTGGAATCCGGCCATTAACAAAGAAACCGGACTTCCCATTCAATCCACGATTTTGGTCCCTATCCCATTCAAATTGAATTGAATAGGCGTATGCTTGAATCCACCGAATTCTCATGAAGTTTATTCGTAGTTGCTCTGTGATTTCAAGACCTTTTTCCGTTTCATGTAATGTTGGAACATTTCGACTAATCACTTAACCTGCTCTTCAAATCGAGACTTGAAACTTGGCTCCATCGATAGCGCCCTTCCTAAAAAGCCCGGATCTGATCCCCATCGAAACCAAATCCGGGCTTTTCTATGTAGCATGATCGGGCATTGGAAATAGCGGTCTATGATCTGTCGTCCTTACAGGAC is a window from the Pontibacter sp. G13 genome containing:
- a CDS encoding energy transducer TonB → MIPFEFFHYRLPNPLVLIVLFIFQFPLISFGQEDRKNPEIMVSPEPLFDTTWANGRIIAITALKKIEKTAPYWGNGEDDFLYFVGSNLAYPEDAKLNGIEGGVTVVLTVHEDGSTSIFDVFDIGFGTKEEAIRLIELSGCWNPAINKETGLPIQSTILVPIPFKLN
- a CDS encoding DinB family protein, which codes for MENSPSLIQVKSQIITSAGAIWGDVSRFIESVPDGPFVASWDGTWSIGQELEHLNLSSRPVSSALRIPSMTKASLKVFGSPSHPSRSYDQVVARYQEKLNSGGKATGPYVPKVIDASDRTKLLDTWKTIGRKFVARVDKWSEEDLDGYLIPHPLLGKITLREMLFFTIYHAEHHLNSMQQKLEAASK
- a CDS encoding thiamine pyrophosphate-dependent enzyme, which gives rise to MQTTIQDSQHADTQVSAEVLRKAYRLMCTAGEMARLFEERKEITAKYVHATSRGHEAIQLALGLQLLPQDFVSPYYRDDSLLLGIGMEPYELMLQVFAKRDDPFSGGRTYYSHPSLRRDDMPKIPHQSSSTGMQAIPATGVAQGMQYREKQGLDSFNAEYLPPISVCSIGDGAMTEGEVSEALQMAALHQFPLLMFVQDNGWGISAEGKEMYAQNAAEFAQGFKGIETRTIDGTDFVQCYQTVKEVLDLMRKERRPFLIHAKVPLLNHHTSGVRKEWYRHDLEAHQTQDPFVRMHALMLAKGFKEDELKTIADHAREEVEADLQRAFEAEDPRPEDLYTYMFAPTPVEEEAGERTPEGAQEVVMVDAALHAVDTILKEYPEALLYGQDVGGELGGVFREAALLAKKYGDQRVFNTPIQEGYIIGSTVGMSAVGCKPIVEIQFADYIWPGVNQLYAEVSRSYYLSNGKWPVQSLIRVPIGAYGSGGPFHSSSVESAILTIRGVKVVYPSNAADMKGLMRAAFLDPNPVVMFEHKGLYWSKVPGSKGARSLEPSDDYVIPLGKARIHQHASQEAVENGESCLVITYGMGVHWATNASKSLGGRVEVLDLRTLEPLDWDAIVAGVEKHNKVLVLTEECEQNSFVESLAGRISSQCFTQLDAPVQIMGAESMPAIPLNSLLEATMLPNADKVQAKLTELLDW